One part of the Mariniblastus fucicola genome encodes these proteins:
- a CDS encoding midas domain-containing protein, which produces MAADFAVDLAPVEIVEPEMCQVAELETETDATEEQSEILDLDATEIEVDVVDDSIADDGVIAETEVTDEVVDAEAEVEVDAEVGTESSAHDLGDPVDGTDGFFGSIEAENPSQTFTFSPSEDGMINIVVASSFGDAETRMEVTDSNGDVVAATMTEEVSGFQTLSFEAEAGAEFELNVSSKENAEGFFQVTVGHSEIPQPVDLHVDAIGADSSELEFVDGSTEVQGDLELAGDVDTFQFTADESGKISLGLAELNADNATELEVQVFGADGTAITRGITNETVGISFDVEGGSEYFLAISAGEGETGTYQLDMSLAIDAVNPEVEVIAETEVETQPEAEPELTDCEIVDANSDAEVEAETGDDPGLEAEAAGDDAEVVTDDGDVAINPEVDAASEVDGDSGPVDDADETAGDIADETAGDEVDGEAVAEAEPEVVIDTDATAEPECEIDSDDAAEVVDSDVEAETPLADPEAGTPEVVVDDQADPVDGQQDASDPANLNDAIDDVPAFDVADSEAEEDLNVDAEQPAIDPVDDEPATGVAVVADSSIDDLVDEEMEICFSDLDAKQDFVDSFFAEFDPESVFRFDIGFEFSRR; this is translated from the coding sequence TTGGCCGCGGACTTTGCGGTCGATCTTGCACCGGTTGAAATCGTTGAACCGGAGATGTGCCAGGTCGCAGAACTGGAAACTGAAACAGACGCCACGGAAGAACAGTCAGAGATTTTGGATCTGGACGCGACTGAAATCGAAGTCGATGTAGTTGATGACTCGATCGCCGATGATGGTGTGATTGCCGAAACAGAAGTCACCGATGAGGTTGTTGACGCAGAAGCAGAAGTTGAAGTTGACGCAGAAGTTGGCACGGAGAGTTCGGCTCATGATCTGGGCGATCCGGTCGACGGCACTGATGGTTTCTTTGGCTCGATAGAAGCCGAAAACCCGAGTCAAACTTTCACTTTCTCGCCATCAGAAGATGGCATGATCAACATCGTCGTCGCGTCTTCGTTCGGCGACGCAGAAACGCGGATGGAAGTCACCGACTCGAACGGAGATGTTGTTGCTGCAACGATGACCGAGGAAGTTTCCGGCTTCCAGACGCTCTCATTCGAAGCCGAGGCCGGGGCTGAGTTCGAGCTGAACGTCTCTTCCAAGGAAAATGCAGAAGGCTTTTTTCAGGTGACCGTCGGCCATAGCGAAATTCCGCAACCTGTGGATCTGCACGTTGACGCCATTGGGGCGGACTCCAGTGAGTTGGAATTCGTCGACGGTTCGACGGAAGTTCAGGGCGATCTTGAGCTGGCTGGAGATGTCGATACCTTTCAGTTCACTGCCGACGAGAGCGGAAAAATTTCGCTGGGGCTTGCTGAGCTGAATGCCGATAACGCGACGGAACTGGAAGTTCAAGTCTTTGGTGCCGACGGCACGGCGATCACTCGCGGAATCACGAATGAAACTGTCGGAATTTCGTTTGATGTCGAAGGTGGATCTGAGTACTTCCTCGCCATCTCAGCCGGCGAAGGCGAAACTGGAACTTACCAGTTAGACATGTCGTTGGCCATCGATGCGGTGAATCCGGAAGTAGAGGTCATTGCTGAAACGGAAGTGGAAACGCAACCGGAAGCGGAGCCCGAATTGACGGACTGCGAAATTGTTGACGCAAATTCGGACGCAGAAGTCGAAGCAGAAACGGGGGACGATCCTGGCTTGGAGGCCGAAGCCGCGGGTGACGATGCAGAGGTCGTTACAGATGATGGCGATGTCGCGATCAACCCGGAAGTAGATGCAGCGAGTGAAGTCGATGGAGATTCCGGTCCGGTGGATGATGCTGACGAAACTGCTGGCGATATCGCTGACGAGACCGCTGGGGATGAAGTTGACGGCGAGGCAGTTGCGGAAGCTGAGCCAGAAGTTGTCATCGACACCGACGCAACTGCGGAGCCAGAATGTGAGATCGATTCTGACGACGCTGCGGAAGTAGTCGACTCTGATGTCGAAGCTGAGACGCCGCTGGCTGATCCGGAAGCGGGAACGCCGGAAGTCGTCGTCGACGATCAGGCTGATCCGGTGGACGGCCAACAGGATGCATCGGATCCGGCTAACCTGAACGATGCGATTGATGACGTCCCGGCCTTTGATGTTGCGGATTCCGAGGCGGAAGAAGATCTCAACGTCGACGCCGAACAGCCAGCAATCGATCCGGTTGATGACGAGCCGGCCACCGGCGTTGCTGTTGTCGCTGACAGTTCGATAGATGACCTGGTCGACGAAGAAATGGAAATTTGCTTCAGTGACCTCGATGCGAAACAGGATTTTGTCGATTCCTTCTTTGCGGAGTTCGACCCTGAATCAGTGTTTCGATTCGACATTGGTTTTGAGTTCAGTCGTCGATAG
- a CDS encoding cupin domain-containing protein, giving the protein MPDPLFKIVDTTAVEPVPCPCGSTRRAFTDDPDQTCSLHVVDIREDAKTHYHKKLTEIYYILEGSGQMELDGELFDVHPGVSILIKPGCRHRAIGEMKIINIPVPAFDPNDEWFD; this is encoded by the coding sequence GTGCCGGATCCGCTTTTCAAAATAGTTGACACCACTGCCGTTGAGCCTGTTCCCTGTCCGTGCGGTTCGACCCGGCGAGCATTCACCGACGATCCGGATCAGACTTGTTCGTTGCACGTCGTCGATATTCGCGAGGACGCGAAGACGCACTATCACAAAAAACTGACTGAGATCTACTATATTCTCGAAGGCAGCGGGCAAATGGAACTTGACGGTGAACTGTTCGACGTCCATCCAGGCGTGTCGATTCTAATCAAGCCCGGATGTCGCCATCGCGCGATCGGCGAAATGAAAATCATTAACATTCCGGTTCCGGCCTTCGATCCGAACGACGAGTGGTTTGATTGA
- a CDS encoding sulfatase family protein — translation MLNRKRTVFFCILILLTIFRLPAFADERPNIVFLMTDDQSTYSLGCYGNSDVKTPNLDRLAAAGVVFDRHYANTAICMASRATVMTGLYEYRTGCNFTHGSMLESTWKRSYPVLLRDAGYRTAFAGKFGFETKANPDDKDNLPLPSDDFDMWGGGPGQTNYATKHNESMKSYAKEFPHSTLSYGAFGRDFINQSAKLNQPFCLSISFKAPHKPARPDRRFDHVYKDATFRKPLNYGREAGAHFSPQSKTDRQYERFHSWKYADRYDEVMATYHQQIHGVDAAVGMIVKALEASGAAENTVIIFTSDNGFLCGSHGYGSKVLPYEEASHVPLIMFDPREENSGKQLRCDALSGLIDIAPTILDLASIEIPEPVDGASLVSLYRDPKSSIHDDITLTNVWGHPATHSLSVVTRDKKYIYWAYAGGGMQAAEELYDLGSDSLEMQNVAKRSGYESTMNEMRQRYDQHVRAWKSDAVPFHNYQQYGTIFDRHLDWDSKKDLYPNKKPAKKPQQKPN, via the coding sequence ATGCTCAATCGCAAACGAACCGTTTTTTTCTGCATCCTGATCTTGCTCACGATTTTTCGGCTTCCTGCGTTTGCCGACGAACGACCGAACATCGTCTTTCTAATGACGGATGACCAGTCCACCTATTCGTTGGGCTGCTATGGAAATTCGGATGTGAAGACGCCCAACCTCGATCGTCTGGCCGCGGCCGGAGTTGTCTTCGACCGGCATTATGCGAACACTGCGATTTGCATGGCCAGCCGCGCGACCGTGATGACGGGATTGTACGAGTACCGAACGGGATGCAACTTTACGCACGGCAGCATGCTGGAGAGCACTTGGAAGCGATCGTATCCGGTGCTGCTACGCGACGCGGGCTATCGTACTGCTTTCGCGGGAAAGTTCGGATTCGAAACAAAAGCCAACCCCGACGACAAGGACAACTTGCCTTTGCCGTCAGACGATTTTGACATGTGGGGTGGCGGACCAGGCCAAACGAACTACGCAACGAAACACAATGAGTCGATGAAGTCTTACGCCAAAGAGTTCCCGCATTCGACGCTTTCCTATGGCGCCTTCGGTCGCGACTTCATCAACCAGTCAGCGAAACTGAACCAGCCGTTTTGCCTCTCGATCAGCTTCAAAGCGCCACACAAACCAGCCAGGCCTGACCGGCGTTTTGATCACGTTTACAAAGACGCGACGTTTCGCAAACCGTTGAACTATGGTCGCGAGGCTGGAGCCCATTTCTCGCCGCAAAGCAAGACGGATCGGCAGTACGAACGATTTCACAGTTGGAAATACGCTGACCGATACGACGAAGTGATGGCCACGTACCATCAGCAAATTCACGGCGTCGACGCAGCCGTCGGAATGATCGTGAAAGCACTCGAAGCAAGCGGCGCCGCGGAAAACACAGTCATCATCTTCACTTCCGACAACGGTTTCCTTTGTGGCTCACATGGCTATGGCTCGAAAGTCCTGCCTTACGAAGAAGCGAGCCACGTGCCGTTGATTATGTTTGATCCGCGAGAGGAAAACTCTGGCAAACAACTTCGTTGCGACGCCTTGTCCGGCTTGATCGATATCGCTCCGACCATTCTGGACCTTGCCAGTATCGAAATTCCCGAACCTGTCGATGGAGCAAGTTTGGTAAGCTTGTACCGCGACCCCAAATCTTCGATTCACGATGACATCACGCTGACCAATGTTTGGGGACACCCGGCGACACACTCGCTGTCTGTGGTGACTCGCGACAAAAAGTACATTTATTGGGCCTACGCCGGCGGAGGCATGCAGGCCGCAGAGGAACTTTACGATCTGGGGAGCGATTCGCTTGAAATGCAGAACGTGGCCAAACGATCAGGTTATGAGTCTACAATGAACGAAATGCGTCAGCGTTATGACCAACATGTTCGAGCCTGGAAATCCGACGCAGTTCCCTTTCACAATTACCAACAGTACGGAACGATTTTCGATCGGCACTTGGACTGGGATTCCAAAAAGGATCTCTATCCGAACAAAAAACCGGCGAAGAAACCGCAACAGAAACCAAATTAA
- a CDS encoding sulfatase family protein — translation MKLSRCLALIFLFQALAVVSADEPEADRPNIVFIFSDDHAQHAIGAYGGILKDINPTPNIDALARQGMLFQNSFCTNSICGPSRAVILTGMHSHKNGFMHNGNSFDGSQVTFPKLLQNGGYETAIIGKWHLKSEPQGFDYWDVLRGQGDYYNPVFLSKNGKATVEGHCTDVVTDKAIDWLTKSRDNGKPFMLMCQHKAPHRTWMPAIRHLDLYADQDLPEPETLFDKWEDNTDAAKFQEMEIDRHMHMQYDLHLPIPDSFDPTVKQGSLTKAAWRNRNKFTDSQRSQWDAKWKARNDAFAAANLEGDELVRWKYQRYVKNYLRCIKGVDESVGRIVKWLEDNDLRENTIVIYSSDQGFYLGDHGWYDKRWMYDESMKMPLIVSWPNVTKPGSVNSDLVQNLDYAQTFLEAAGVDAPDTMQGESLIPVLNGETPADWRTSLYYHYYEYPGAHMVPKHCGVRTKDLKLIQFYQFGEWELYDLNSDPNEQTNLYGKPEYADRVAAMKLELERLQDQYEDDTDLSQMPEQWQKQRRQAK, via the coding sequence ATGAAGTTAAGCCGATGCCTTGCGCTGATATTCCTGTTTCAAGCCCTTGCCGTTGTATCGGCGGATGAGCCAGAAGCTGATCGGCCGAACATTGTCTTCATTTTCAGTGACGACCACGCGCAGCATGCGATCGGCGCCTACGGAGGAATTCTGAAAGACATCAATCCGACTCCAAACATCGACGCTTTGGCTCGGCAAGGCATGCTGTTTCAGAACAGCTTCTGCACGAATTCAATTTGCGGGCCCAGCCGCGCGGTCATCCTGACGGGCATGCACAGCCACAAAAATGGCTTCATGCACAACGGCAACAGCTTTGACGGCTCACAAGTCACGTTTCCAAAGCTACTCCAAAACGGCGGCTACGAAACGGCGATCATTGGCAAATGGCATCTCAAAAGCGAGCCACAAGGCTTCGACTATTGGGATGTGCTGCGTGGCCAAGGTGACTATTACAATCCGGTTTTCCTGTCTAAAAACGGCAAGGCAACTGTCGAAGGTCATTGCACCGACGTTGTGACGGACAAGGCGATCGACTGGCTGACGAAATCTCGCGACAACGGCAAACCTTTTATGCTGATGTGCCAACACAAGGCGCCGCACCGAACCTGGATGCCAGCCATCCGCCATTTGGATCTTTACGCCGATCAGGATCTGCCAGAGCCTGAGACGCTTTTTGATAAATGGGAAGACAACACCGACGCCGCCAAGTTCCAGGAAATGGAAATCGATCGGCACATGCACATGCAGTACGATCTGCATCTGCCGATTCCTGACAGCTTTGACCCGACGGTAAAACAGGGTTCACTAACCAAAGCCGCGTGGCGGAACAGGAACAAGTTTACCGATTCGCAGCGGAGCCAGTGGGACGCGAAGTGGAAAGCACGCAACGATGCGTTTGCGGCTGCCAATCTCGAGGGCGACGAACTGGTTCGCTGGAAGTATCAACGCTACGTGAAAAACTATCTGCGTTGCATCAAGGGAGTCGACGAATCGGTCGGCCGAATCGTCAAGTGGCTTGAAGACAACGACCTGCGTGAAAACACGATTGTGATCTATTCTTCCGATCAGGGTTTTTACCTTGGAGACCACGGTTGGTACGATAAGCGGTGGATGTATGACGAGTCCATGAAGATGCCTCTGATTGTGTCGTGGCCCAACGTGACCAAGCCCGGATCCGTGAATTCCGATCTGGTACAGAACCTTGACTACGCTCAGACCTTCCTGGAGGCCGCCGGCGTGGATGCTCCAGATACGATGCAAGGCGAATCGCTGATTCCCGTTCTCAATGGCGAAACGCCAGCAGATTGGCGGACCAGTTTGTATTACCACTATTATGAATATCCGGGCGCTCACATGGTGCCAAAGCACTGCGGCGTCCGAACCAAAGACCTGAAGTTGATTCAGTTTTACCAGTTCGGCGAGTGGGAACTTTACGATTTGAATTCTGACCCGAACGAGCAAACCAACCTTTATGGCAAACCGGAGTACGCTGATCGCGTCGCTGCGATGAAGCTAGAATTGGAGCGGTTGCAGGATCAGTACGAAGACGACACCGACTTGAGCCAGATGCCGGAGCAGTGGCAAAAACAACGACGACAGGCGAAGTAG
- the dapF gene encoding diaminopimelate epimerase translates to MKFTKMHGAGNDYVYVDCFNHDTPADPAATAIAVSDRHKGIGADGLILIRPSEVADARMQMFNADGSEAEMCGNGVRCVAKYIYDHDICKQDSVKIETGAGTLSIDLVANDGKVEQAKVDMGEPILIADLIPTTLSGDAKMSPVVDVPLDIDGQTFDVTCVSMGNPHCVIFVDKATDELVHGIGPLIENDPRFPARVNVEFIELVSPSEVRQRTWERGSGETMACGTGASAVCVAGVLSGRTERKITNHLLGGTLILEWDETTNHVFKTGPAVEVFSGCWQEA, encoded by the coding sequence ATGAAGTTTACCAAAATGCATGGAGCCGGAAACGACTACGTGTATGTCGATTGCTTTAACCATGATACTCCAGCTGACCCAGCCGCGACGGCGATCGCTGTTTCTGATCGCCACAAGGGCATCGGCGCCGATGGGCTGATCCTGATTCGCCCTTCCGAGGTTGCAGATGCGCGAATGCAAATGTTCAACGCTGACGGATCCGAAGCAGAGATGTGCGGCAACGGAGTTCGTTGCGTGGCAAAGTACATCTACGATCATGACATTTGCAAACAGGACTCCGTGAAGATCGAAACGGGAGCCGGGACACTATCGATCGACCTTGTCGCCAACGATGGCAAAGTCGAACAGGCGAAAGTCGACATGGGCGAACCGATTCTGATCGCCGACCTGATCCCGACTACGCTGTCCGGCGACGCAAAGATGTCTCCAGTCGTTGACGTACCACTGGATATAGACGGACAAACGTTTGACGTCACCTGCGTCTCGATGGGCAATCCTCATTGCGTCATTTTCGTCGACAAAGCAACGGACGAACTGGTCCACGGCATTGGACCATTGATCGAAAATGATCCACGGTTTCCCGCCCGAGTTAACGTTGAGTTTATCGAACTGGTTTCACCCAGCGAAGTCCGCCAGCGCACCTGGGAACGCGGCAGCGGCGAAACGATGGCTTGCGGAACGGGTGCCAGTGCCGTTTGCGTTGCGGGAGTCTTGTCTGGTCGCACCGAACGGAAAATCACCAACCATTTGCTTGGTGGGACTTTGATTTTGGAATGGGACGAGACAACGAATCACGTTTTCAAAACTGGACCGGCGGTTGAAGTATTTTCCGGATGTTGGCAGGAAGCTTAA
- a CDS encoding lysophospholipid acyltransferase family protein, producing MEKDFEVPLKLRLMGQTTAMILPRLISLLDIKIAHYDRSADPARPEYNEHMVFSFWHEFIGVILPRWGHTPLSILASQHRDGEWVSQTALALGLRIVRGSSTRGGASAIRKLKKQCKETSLAITPDGPRGPRRKMAIGPVFMASRLGMPFVPLGIGVNDAWRLNTWDSFAIPKPMSRVRIIFGPKIDIPPKAKRDELESIRQSVEDLMNDLSDQAESWACSGQNMLGEQPFTRVRRRKVIFDSKPVRETFRPELKIIRSNEVA from the coding sequence ATGGAAAAGGATTTCGAAGTACCGCTGAAGCTGCGACTGATGGGTCAGACCACGGCGATGATTCTTCCTCGGTTGATCAGTTTGCTTGATATCAAGATCGCTCATTACGATCGCAGCGCCGATCCCGCGCGCCCGGAATACAACGAGCACATGGTATTCTCGTTTTGGCACGAGTTCATCGGCGTCATTCTGCCGCGATGGGGACATACGCCGCTGAGTATCCTCGCTTCCCAACACCGCGATGGCGAATGGGTCAGCCAAACTGCGTTGGCGTTGGGACTGAGAATCGTCCGCGGAAGCTCAACTCGCGGCGGAGCCTCGGCAATTCGAAAATTGAAGAAGCAGTGCAAGGAAACCAGTTTGGCAATCACTCCCGACGGCCCACGTGGTCCAAGGCGAAAGATGGCGATCGGACCTGTGTTTATGGCTTCACGTTTGGGCATGCCCTTCGTTCCGCTGGGAATTGGCGTCAACGACGCTTGGCGACTCAACACATGGGACTCGTTCGCAATCCCCAAACCGATGTCGCGAGTCCGAATCATTTTTGGGCCCAAAATCGACATCCCCCCCAAGGCAAAGAGGGATGAACTGGAATCGATTCGCCAATCGGTCGAGGATCTGATGAACGACCTCAGCGACCAGGCTGAATCGTGGGCCTGTTCTGGCCAAAACATGTTAGGGGAACAGCCGTTCACTCGAGTTCGTCGCCGCAAAGTTATTTTCGACTCGAAGCCAGTACGTGAAACGTTTCGGCCCGAGCTAAAGATTATCCGCAGCAACGAAGTGGCGTAG
- a CDS encoding pseudouridine synthase, with amino-acid sequence MQTLTILYRDDHFVAIDKPAGLLVHRSKVDVYAREFALQMLRDQIGQPVFPVHRIDRPTSGVLLFALNKDSARAVSAQFADREVSKMYLAIVRGRTAKTRHWDEPLVEKQDRATDAKARKDKPAQSAITEYRTLESWTVPFSAGKYPQSRYSLVEARPLTGRKHQLRRHFNHMANPIVGDTTYGDRRHNRLFREQFGVMRLLLVAKAFSFVHPVTDVVVDIEADPGVEFEQALSSLRQHAIESNEEV; translated from the coding sequence ATGCAAACTCTTACCATTCTCTACCGCGATGATCATTTCGTTGCGATCGACAAGCCTGCCGGATTGCTTGTGCATCGTAGCAAAGTCGACGTTTACGCTCGCGAGTTTGCATTGCAGATGTTGCGCGATCAAATTGGTCAACCAGTGTTTCCAGTCCACCGAATTGATCGACCGACGTCTGGCGTTTTGCTGTTTGCGTTGAACAAGGATTCTGCGAGAGCCGTCTCTGCTCAGTTCGCCGATCGCGAGGTCAGTAAAATGTATCTCGCGATTGTTCGTGGCCGGACTGCAAAGACGAGACATTGGGATGAGCCGCTTGTGGAGAAACAGGACCGGGCGACCGATGCGAAAGCTCGTAAAGACAAACCAGCCCAGTCCGCGATCACGGAGTATCGAACTTTGGAATCCTGGACCGTGCCTTTTTCTGCGGGCAAGTATCCGCAGAGTCGATATTCGCTGGTGGAAGCAAGGCCTTTGACTGGGCGTAAGCACCAATTGCGGCGACACTTCAACCACATGGCCAATCCGATTGTCGGCGACACGACCTATGGAGACCGACGGCACAACCGCTTGTTTCGCGAGCAGTTCGGAGTGATGCGATTACTGTTGGTGGCAAAAGCGTTCTCTTTCGTGCATCCGGTCACGGACGTTGTAGTCGATATCGAAGCGGATCCCGGAGTAGAATTTGAGCAAGCGTTGTCCAGCCTGCGGCAGCACGCGATCGAGTCCAATGAAGAAGTTTGA
- a CDS encoding GDSL-type esterase/lipase family protein, whose product MSSLSPEILNAKVAGLIAVALAFVFCFAADCSAQQDAEHSVTPPVASPVDADPETKDSSKLTLESLLEKYRDRGVEKWEETILKMEARSAAENARGKWSEDALLFFGSSSIRRWKTMNEDLVTFPAINRGYGGAKYVDMVLFADRILALHKYRALVLFAANDVSGNDNDSSPAEVDCAVREIIRVSKSHRPDAPVFIIEITPTESRFSSWSKTRELNAMLREIALTTDNTFFIATAQHYLNVDGTPKSEFFVEDKLHLNADGYKKWAGLIRVQLNFFLPALKQ is encoded by the coding sequence ATGAGCTCATTGAGCCCTGAAATTTTGAACGCCAAAGTCGCTGGCTTGATTGCCGTCGCTTTGGCGTTTGTCTTTTGTTTCGCCGCTGATTGTTCTGCCCAGCAAGACGCAGAACATTCTGTCACTCCTCCTGTCGCGTCGCCGGTCGATGCGGACCCGGAAACCAAGGACTCGTCGAAGCTCACGCTCGAATCGTTGCTGGAAAAGTATCGTGACCGTGGTGTCGAGAAGTGGGAAGAAACAATACTCAAAATGGAAGCCCGCAGTGCTGCCGAAAATGCGCGCGGCAAGTGGTCAGAAGATGCGTTGTTGTTTTTTGGCAGTAGCAGCATTCGTCGTTGGAAGACAATGAACGAAGACCTCGTCACCTTTCCTGCGATCAACCGCGGGTACGGTGGCGCGAAATATGTAGATATGGTCTTGTTCGCCGATCGGATTCTCGCCCTACACAAGTATCGGGCCTTGGTGCTGTTTGCGGCCAATGATGTTTCCGGTAACGATAACGATTCGTCGCCAGCAGAGGTCGATTGCGCGGTGCGGGAGATCATTCGAGTGTCCAAATCCCACCGGCCAGATGCTCCTGTGTTCATCATCGAAATTACGCCAACGGAAAGCAGATTTTCGTCGTGGAGTAAAACACGTGAACTGAATGCGATGCTTCGCGAGATTGCTTTGACGACCGACAATACGTTCTTCATCGCGACCGCCCAGCATTACTTGAATGTGGACGGCACGCCAAAGTCAGAATTCTTTGTTGAGGACAAGCTGCACTTGAATGCGGATGGCTATAAAAAGTGGGCTGGTTTGATCAGAGTTCAATTGAACTTTTTCCTGCCGGCACTGAAACAGTAG
- a CDS encoding sugar phosphate isomerase/epimerase family protein, with protein MKRRTFIAGTAAAATLSLTLSKSLRAMQEKAKNSKYLDTMGLQLWTVRNQLAEDQSATLKAIADAGYKQVELGRVVGSESIVKEARELGMKVTSSFVDWNSVLGNDGEHPELKTIVATAKEWGLEHLVFGYIGKGHRETVDLVKKTAAKANAFGEMCNDADVKLCYHNHSFEFKPIDGETTGFDILMNEFDNDKCKFELDVFWAKIGGWDPIETLKKLDGRITQVHLKDLKEGAEINFDEGTVPHDAFEECGDGSIDMAEIMKVAEEVGALQCHVEQDQSPNPIESMTQSFAHLKGLSS; from the coding sequence ATGAAACGAAGAACCTTCATCGCGGGCACTGCCGCGGCCGCCACGCTCTCACTTACTCTCTCGAAATCACTCCGTGCAATGCAGGAAAAAGCGAAGAATTCCAAGTACCTCGACACAATGGGGCTCCAACTTTGGACAGTTCGCAACCAACTTGCCGAAGATCAGTCAGCAACGCTCAAGGCGATCGCCGATGCGGGCTACAAACAGGTTGAGCTTGGTCGAGTCGTCGGTTCGGAGAGCATCGTCAAGGAAGCCCGCGAGCTTGGCATGAAGGTGACTTCATCGTTCGTTGACTGGAACAGCGTACTTGGCAACGACGGCGAACATCCGGAACTGAAAACGATTGTGGCAACCGCGAAAGAATGGGGACTTGAGCACCTCGTGTTCGGCTATATCGGCAAAGGCCATCGCGAAACGGTAGACCTTGTCAAGAAGACTGCGGCCAAAGCCAATGCGTTTGGCGAGATGTGCAACGATGCTGATGTCAAGCTGTGTTACCACAATCATTCTTTTGAATTCAAGCCAATCGACGGCGAGACGACTGGTTTCGATATTTTGATGAACGAATTCGATAACGACAAATGTAAGTTCGAACTGGATGTGTTCTGGGCCAAAATCGGCGGCTGGGATCCGATCGAAACACTGAAAAAGCTGGACGGCCGAATCACTCAGGTGCACTTGAAGGACCTGAAAGAAGGCGCAGAAATCAACTTTGACGAAGGCACCGTGCCTCATGATGCGTTCGAAGAATGCGGTGACGGCTCGATCGACATGGCTGAGATCATGAAGGTCGCCGAAGAAGTCGGTGCGCTGCAGTGTCACGTCGAGCAGGATCAGTCGCCGAATCCGATCGAAAGTATGACGCAAAGCTTTGCTCACCTGAAAGGTCTTTCTTCATGA
- a CDS encoding trans-sulfuration enzyme family protein, which translates to MSTVSEQKPTSATQRGISTTSVHAGEARQKALDSITDPIVMASTFTFENTQSIIDYVEQKQERGEYGRYGVPGERVVEKKMAALEGAEEGILFSTGMAAFVGLLNAKLSSGDEIVFFDECYHRSRDYCRTYLSRFGVVTREVKTGDYEAMEAAINSNTKLLVSESPTNPHLSIVDLERFAAIGKTHGVETIIDATLATPYNLQPISYGVDYVMHSATKYLGGHNDLLAGVVLGSKEQLADVRKLRGIMGSINSPHNCFLLERGLKTFELRMQRHNANGMAVARFLEDHPRVERVFYPGLESHPYFETARSQMRGYGGLVTFEVKDADWKETSKIVDAAQLCRIAPSLGGVESLIEQPLVMSYWERTPEQRKEFGITDNMIRLAIGIENAEDVIADLTQCLS; encoded by the coding sequence ATGTCCACAGTGTCAGAACAAAAGCCAACATCAGCAACTCAACGCGGAATTTCGACGACATCGGTCCACGCCGGGGAGGCTCGCCAGAAAGCACTCGATTCGATCACCGATCCGATCGTGATGGCGTCGACATTTACTTTCGAGAACACGCAGTCCATCATCGACTACGTGGAACAAAAACAGGAACGCGGCGAGTACGGACGATATGGAGTTCCGGGCGAACGTGTCGTTGAGAAGAAGATGGCAGCTCTCGAAGGCGCCGAAGAAGGGATACTTTTCAGTACCGGCATGGCCGCGTTCGTTGGATTGCTGAATGCAAAACTTTCCAGCGGCGATGAGATCGTGTTTTTCGATGAGTGTTACCATCGGTCGCGAGACTACTGTCGTACTTACCTTTCTCGCTTTGGCGTCGTTACCCGGGAAGTCAAAACGGGCGACTACGAAGCAATGGAAGCTGCCATAAATTCGAATACGAAATTGCTGGTCAGCGAATCCCCGACGAATCCGCACCTGAGCATCGTTGATTTGGAACGCTTTGCCGCGATTGGAAAAACTCATGGCGTGGAAACGATTATCGACGCAACACTGGCGACGCCGTACAACCTTCAGCCAATTTCTTACGGTGTGGATTACGTGATGCACAGCGCAACGAAATATCTGGGCGGGCACAATGATCTGCTGGCCGGCGTGGTGTTGGGCTCGAAAGAGCAGCTTGCCGACGTGCGGAAACTGCGCGGCATCATGGGATCGATCAACTCGCCGCACAACTGTTTCCTGCTGGAACGCGGATTGAAAACGTTTGAGCTTCGCATGCAGCGCCACAACGCGAACGGGATGGCCGTTGCCCGTTTTCTCGAAGACCATCCACGCGTTGAACGTGTTTTCTATCCGGGACTTGAATCGCACCCGTATTTTGAGACGGCTCGATCCCAGATGCGAGGCTATGGCGGATTGGTTACTTTCGAAGTCAAAGACGCTGACTGGAAAGAGACTTCGAAGATTGTCGATGCCGCACAACTGTGCCGAATCGCGCCAAGCCTCGGCGGCGTCGAGTCATTGATCGAACAGCCGCTTGTAATGAGCTATTGGGAGCGTACTCCGGAGCAACGTAAAGAGTTTGGCATCACCGACAACATGATCCGTCTTGCAATCGGCATCGAAAATGCTGAAGACGTCATCGCCGATCTGACCCAGTGCCTGTCGTAG